A portion of the Thunnus albacares chromosome 23, fThuAlb1.1, whole genome shotgun sequence genome contains these proteins:
- the LOC122975281 gene encoding erythroblast NAD(P)(+)--arginine ADP-ribosyltransferase-like — MKAHLLIFAAVLLVPCWTMPAGQWKVPSSIPLNMVPDAVDDMYYGCTEKMERRVQKEYFRKEFVGTFKIAWENAEKCSNKYSQVLTKNQRQAICVYTSNDIYAEFNKAVRTGRSIYGSSFRFHSLHFWLTTAIQTLNNKHCYISYRRSRAAFTGNVNSIIRFGAFASSSLRTDLKQFGSKTCFQIMTCFGAYVKHYSNYPSEEEVLIPPYERFKITKIINGQGKFPDLSDCEKVFTLRSSVYKSNLNCKAAPRLESSIFSK; from the exons ATGAAGGCTCACCTGCTGATCTTTGCTGCAGTACTTCTGGTCCCTTGCTGGACGATGCCTGCGGGTCAATGGAAG GTCCCCAGCTCCATTCCACTGAACATGGTTCCTGATGCTGTTGATGACATGTACTATGGCTGCACCGAGAAAATGGAGAGGAGGGTCCAGAAAGAATATTTCAGAAAAGAGTTTGTGGGAACATTTAAAATTGCCTGggaaaatgcagaaaaatgttcaaacaaaTACTCACAGGTTCTCACCAAAAACCAGCGGCAGGCAATCTGTGTCTATACATCCAACGACATTTATGCAGAATTCAATAAAGCAGTCCGGACCGGTAGGAGCATCTATGGCAGCTCCTTCCGATTCCATTCTTTACATTTCTGGCTTACTACTGCCATACAAACCCTGAATAACAAACACTGTTACATTAGTTATCGAAGAAGCAGGGCTGCATTCACTGGCAATGTTAACAGCATAATTAGGTTTGGTGCGTTTgcctccagctctctcagaaCAGACCTTAAACAGTTTGGTAGCAAGACCTGCTTTCAAATTATGACCTGTTTTGGAGCTTATGTGAAGCATTATTCAAATTATCCAAGTGAGGAAGAGGTGCTTATTCCCCCCTATGAAAGATTCAAAATAACCAAAATTATTAACGGTCAGGGTAAATTTCCAGATCTGAGTGATTGTGAGAAGGTCTTTACTTTGAGGAGTTCAGTATATAAGAGTAACCTAAACTGCAAAGCTGCACCCAGATTAGAGAGCAGCATTTTCTCCAAATGA
- the ing3 gene encoding inhibitor of growth protein 3 isoform X3, whose product MLYLEDYLENATDQLEQKVIEFFVNAKKNKPEWREEQMEVIKKDYYKALEDADEKVQLANQIYDLVDRHLRKLDQELAKFKMELEADNAGITEILERRSLEMDSPSQPINNHHVHSHTTAEKRKYSAPTHHTTEHVPEKKFKSEALLSTLTSDASKENTPGSCRTNSTSSSNNNVYSVNSSQPLASYNLSSLPAGPGAGAGAITMAAAQAVQATAQMKEGRRTSSLKASYEAIKNNDFQLSREFSLSRDTSGYSSSALASTLTQTLTPNTASDSRGRKSKSSIKSSNHQSSSSSSSSSLSSCSSSSALAQELSQQASALPEAEANSQVDWTYDPNEPRYCICNQVSYGEMVGCDNTDCPIEWFHYGCVGLTEAPKGKWYCPQCTAAMKRRGSRHK is encoded by the exons ATGTTGTACCTGGAGGATTATCTGGAGA ACGCCACCGATCAGCTGGAGCAGAAGGTCATCGAGTTCTTCGTCAACGCGAAGAAGAACAAACCGGAGTGGAGAGAAGAGCAGATGGAGGTTATTAAAAAG GATTATTACAAAGCTCTGGAAGACGCAGACGAGAAGGtgcagctggccaatcagatcTATGATCTG GTGGATCGTCACCTGCGTAAACTGGACCAGGAACTGGCCAAGTTTAAGATGGAGCTGGAGGCCGACAACGCCGGCATCACGGAGATCTTGGAGAGAC GGTCTTTAGAGATGGACAGTCCGTCTCAGCCAATCAACAACCATCACGTCCACTCACACACCACCGCTGAGA AGAGGAAGTACAGCGCTCCGACGCACCACACCACCGAACACGTTCCAGAGAAGAAGTTCAAGTCTGAAGCTCTGCTGTCAACGCTCACCTCAGACGCCTCCAAGGAGAACACGCCAGGTA GTTGCCGTACCAACAGCACGTCGTCCTCCAACAACAACGTGTACAGTGTGAACTCCTCTCAGCCGCTGGCGTCCTACAACCTGAGCTCGCTGCCGGCGGGGCCCGGGGCCGGCGCCGGGGCCATCACCATGGCTGCCGCTCAGGCCGTTCAGGCCACCGctcag atgaaGGAGGGCCGCAGGACGTCCAGTCTGAAGGCGAGCTACGAGGCCATCAAGAACAACGACTTCCAGCTGAGCAGAGAGTTCTCTCTGTCCCGGGACACCAGCGGGTACTCCTCCTCCGCTCTGGCCTCCACCCTCACCCAGACCCTCACCCCCAACACCGCCTCCGACTCCCGGGGACGCAAGTCCAA AAGCAGCATCAAGTCTTCCAACCACCAGTcgtcttcatcctcctcctcctcctcactgtcgTCGTGCTCTTCGTCGTCGGCGCTGGCTCAGGAGCTTTCCCAGCAGGCGTCGGCGCTGCCCGAGGCGGAGGCCAACAGCCAGGTGGACTGGACCTACGACCCCAACGAGCCGCGATACTGCATCTGCAACCAG GTTTCTTACGGCGAGATGGTCGGCTGTGACAACACAGAC TGTCCGATCGAGTGGTTCCACTACGGCTGTGTGGGTCTGACGGAGGCTCCGAAGGGGAAGTGGTACTGTCCTCAGTGTACGGCGGCCATGAAGAGGAGAGGCAGCCGCCACAAATAA
- the ing3 gene encoding inhibitor of growth protein 3 isoform X1 — protein sequence MLYLEDYLEMIEQLPMDLRDRFTEMREMDLQVQNATDQLEQKVIEFFVNAKKNKPEWREEQMEVIKKDYYKALEDADEKVQLANQIYDLVDRHLRKLDQELAKFKMELEADNAGITEILERRSLEMDSPSQPINNHHVHSHTTAEKRKYSAPTHHTTEHVPEKKFKSEALLSTLTSDASKENTPGSCRTNSTSSSNNNVYSVNSSQPLASYNLSSLPAGPGAGAGAITMAAAQAVQATAQMKEGRRTSSLKASYEAIKNNDFQLSREFSLSRDTSGYSSSALASTLTQTLTPNTASDSRGRKSKSSIKSSNHQSSSSSSSSSLSSCSSSSALAQELSQQASALPEAEANSQVDWTYDPNEPRYCICNQVSYGEMVGCDNTDCPIEWFHYGCVGLTEAPKGKWYCPQCTAAMKRRGSRHK from the exons ATGTTGTACCTGGAGGATTATCTGGAGA TGATCGAGCAGCTTCCCATGGACCTCCGCGACAGGTTCACGGAAATGCGGGAGATGGACCTGCAGGTGCAGA ACGCCACCGATCAGCTGGAGCAGAAGGTCATCGAGTTCTTCGTCAACGCGAAGAAGAACAAACCGGAGTGGAGAGAAGAGCAGATGGAGGTTATTAAAAAG GATTATTACAAAGCTCTGGAAGACGCAGACGAGAAGGtgcagctggccaatcagatcTATGATCTG GTGGATCGTCACCTGCGTAAACTGGACCAGGAACTGGCCAAGTTTAAGATGGAGCTGGAGGCCGACAACGCCGGCATCACGGAGATCTTGGAGAGAC GGTCTTTAGAGATGGACAGTCCGTCTCAGCCAATCAACAACCATCACGTCCACTCACACACCACCGCTGAGA AGAGGAAGTACAGCGCTCCGACGCACCACACCACCGAACACGTTCCAGAGAAGAAGTTCAAGTCTGAAGCTCTGCTGTCAACGCTCACCTCAGACGCCTCCAAGGAGAACACGCCAGGTA GTTGCCGTACCAACAGCACGTCGTCCTCCAACAACAACGTGTACAGTGTGAACTCCTCTCAGCCGCTGGCGTCCTACAACCTGAGCTCGCTGCCGGCGGGGCCCGGGGCCGGCGCCGGGGCCATCACCATGGCTGCCGCTCAGGCCGTTCAGGCCACCGctcag atgaaGGAGGGCCGCAGGACGTCCAGTCTGAAGGCGAGCTACGAGGCCATCAAGAACAACGACTTCCAGCTGAGCAGAGAGTTCTCTCTGTCCCGGGACACCAGCGGGTACTCCTCCTCCGCTCTGGCCTCCACCCTCACCCAGACCCTCACCCCCAACACCGCCTCCGACTCCCGGGGACGCAAGTCCAA AAGCAGCATCAAGTCTTCCAACCACCAGTcgtcttcatcctcctcctcctcctcactgtcgTCGTGCTCTTCGTCGTCGGCGCTGGCTCAGGAGCTTTCCCAGCAGGCGTCGGCGCTGCCCGAGGCGGAGGCCAACAGCCAGGTGGACTGGACCTACGACCCCAACGAGCCGCGATACTGCATCTGCAACCAG GTTTCTTACGGCGAGATGGTCGGCTGTGACAACACAGAC TGTCCGATCGAGTGGTTCCACTACGGCTGTGTGGGTCTGACGGAGGCTCCGAAGGGGAAGTGGTACTGTCCTCAGTGTACGGCGGCCATGAAGAGGAGAGGCAGCCGCCACAAATAA
- the ing3 gene encoding inhibitor of growth protein 3 isoform X2, which yields MLYLEDYLEMIEQLPMDLRDRFTEMREMDLQVQNATDQLEQKVIEFFVNAKKNKPEWREEQMEVIKKDYYKALEDADEKVQLANQIYDLVDRHLRKLDQELAKFKMELEADNAGITEILERRSLEMDSPSQPINNHHVHSHTTAEKRKYSAPTHHTTEHVPEKKFKSEALLSTLTSDASKENTPGCRTNSTSSSNNNVYSVNSSQPLASYNLSSLPAGPGAGAGAITMAAAQAVQATAQMKEGRRTSSLKASYEAIKNNDFQLSREFSLSRDTSGYSSSALASTLTQTLTPNTASDSRGRKSKSSIKSSNHQSSSSSSSSSLSSCSSSSALAQELSQQASALPEAEANSQVDWTYDPNEPRYCICNQVSYGEMVGCDNTDCPIEWFHYGCVGLTEAPKGKWYCPQCTAAMKRRGSRHK from the exons ATGTTGTACCTGGAGGATTATCTGGAGA TGATCGAGCAGCTTCCCATGGACCTCCGCGACAGGTTCACGGAAATGCGGGAGATGGACCTGCAGGTGCAGA ACGCCACCGATCAGCTGGAGCAGAAGGTCATCGAGTTCTTCGTCAACGCGAAGAAGAACAAACCGGAGTGGAGAGAAGAGCAGATGGAGGTTATTAAAAAG GATTATTACAAAGCTCTGGAAGACGCAGACGAGAAGGtgcagctggccaatcagatcTATGATCTG GTGGATCGTCACCTGCGTAAACTGGACCAGGAACTGGCCAAGTTTAAGATGGAGCTGGAGGCCGACAACGCCGGCATCACGGAGATCTTGGAGAGAC GGTCTTTAGAGATGGACAGTCCGTCTCAGCCAATCAACAACCATCACGTCCACTCACACACCACCGCTGAGA AGAGGAAGTACAGCGCTCCGACGCACCACACCACCGAACACGTTCCAGAGAAGAAGTTCAAGTCTGAAGCTCTGCTGTCAACGCTCACCTCAGACGCCTCCAAGGAGAACACGCCAG GTTGCCGTACCAACAGCACGTCGTCCTCCAACAACAACGTGTACAGTGTGAACTCCTCTCAGCCGCTGGCGTCCTACAACCTGAGCTCGCTGCCGGCGGGGCCCGGGGCCGGCGCCGGGGCCATCACCATGGCTGCCGCTCAGGCCGTTCAGGCCACCGctcag atgaaGGAGGGCCGCAGGACGTCCAGTCTGAAGGCGAGCTACGAGGCCATCAAGAACAACGACTTCCAGCTGAGCAGAGAGTTCTCTCTGTCCCGGGACACCAGCGGGTACTCCTCCTCCGCTCTGGCCTCCACCCTCACCCAGACCCTCACCCCCAACACCGCCTCCGACTCCCGGGGACGCAAGTCCAA AAGCAGCATCAAGTCTTCCAACCACCAGTcgtcttcatcctcctcctcctcctcactgtcgTCGTGCTCTTCGTCGTCGGCGCTGGCTCAGGAGCTTTCCCAGCAGGCGTCGGCGCTGCCCGAGGCGGAGGCCAACAGCCAGGTGGACTGGACCTACGACCCCAACGAGCCGCGATACTGCATCTGCAACCAG GTTTCTTACGGCGAGATGGTCGGCTGTGACAACACAGAC TGTCCGATCGAGTGGTTCCACTACGGCTGTGTGGGTCTGACGGAGGCTCCGAAGGGGAAGTGGTACTGTCCTCAGTGTACGGCGGCCATGAAGAGGAGAGGCAGCCGCCACAAATAA
- the tspan12 gene encoding tetraspanin-12: protein MAREDAVRCLRCLLYALNLLFWLMSACVLGVAAWIRDPLNTVLTLTAHTRLEEAAVLTYSPAVHPVIIAVCCFLIIVAMVGYCGTLKCNLLLLSWYFGSLLVIFCVELASAVWTYDQPAVQRSDMISLKSRMPNFGLQRYQWLTHTWNTFQTEFKCCGVIYFTDWLEMTEMEWPPDSCCSNQYPGCARHAHYHDLSDLHQEGCGPKIYSFIRGTKQLQVLRFLGVSIGVAQILAMALTLTLLWALYYGRKSPELDSTPPPPPVTDDSAPLSVTHGPSAEASKSGCTRTNKGWANPPNITTSNAAAAAKLGQHQFEMERLS from the exons ATGGCACGGGAGGACGCGGTGAGGTGTCTGCGCTGTCTGCTGTACGCGCTCAACTTACTGTTCTGG ctgATGTCAGCATGTGTCCTGGGAGTGGCAGCGTGGATCAGAGACCCCCTGAACACCGTCCTGACCCTGACAGCCCACACCAG gCTGGAGGAAGCAGCTGTCCTCACATATTCTCCAGCTGTCCATCCCGTCATCATCGCTGTGTGCTGTTTTCTCATCATCGTGGCCATGGTGGGATACTGCGGCACGCTCAAATgtaacctgctgctgctgtcctgG TACTTCGGCAGTCTGCTGGTGATCTTCTGTGTGGAGCTGGCGAGCGCCGTCTGGACCTACGACCAG cccGCGGTGCAGCGCTCTGATATGATCAGCCTGAAGTCTCGGATGCCAAACTTCGGCCTGCAGCGTTACCAGTGGCTCACACACACCTGGAACACCTTCcagacagag TTTAAATGCTGCGGGGTGATCTACTTCACTGATTGGCTGGAGATGACAGAGATGGAGTGGCCACCTGACTCCTGCTGCTCCAATCAGTATCCAGGATGTGCTCGCCACGCCCACTACCACGACCTCAGCGACCTCCACCAAGAG GGCTGCGGTCCAAAGATCTACAGTTTTATTCGTGGGACgaagcagctgcaggtgttGCGTTTCCTGGGTGTGTCCATCGGCGTGGCTCAGATCCTGGCCATGGCGCTGACACTCACGCTGCTCTGGGCGCTTTATTATGGACGCAAATCCCCAGAGCTGGACTCaacgccgccgccgccgccagtAACAGACGACTCTGCCCCCCTCTCAGTGACTCACGGACCCTCGGCTGAAGCCTCAAAGTCAGGCTGCACCCGCACAAATAAAGGCTGGGCTAATCCGCCCAACATCACCACCAGCaacgccgccgccgccgccaagCTGGGCCAACACCAGTTTGAGATGGAGCGACTGTCGTAG